From the genome of Nasonia vitripennis strain AsymCx chromosome 1, Nvit_psr_1.1, whole genome shotgun sequence, one region includes:
- the LOC100677797 gene encoding uncharacterized protein LOC100677797 isoform X1, protein MQEDALFKDTYRNINYACSFFKGTKVGKPDEYDLDLRMRLPLNYPTLKVKQNHENYGYVKVKVEDDSKVIVRLPKWKTHSKILNEWLDNKGYLDKNKFRQWMEKVMSKTYDRLIKVDKDYELTVEDKTYVLKQYKKSGPAFTIYVQPKDESEADHIMNVDLVPCLEFEDITLDGYKQISYMTNNIIIVAKPSNEPDGHRL, encoded by the exons ATGCAAGAAGATGCTCTTTTTAAAGATACTTATAGAAATATCAATTACGCTTGTAGCTTTTTTAAAGGTACAAAGGTCGGAAAGCCTGACGAATACGATTTAGATTTGAGAATGCGTTTACCATTAAACTATCCGACGTTAAAG GTTAAACAAAATCACGAAAATTATGGCTATGTAAAAGTAAAAGTGGAAGATGATAGTAAAGTAATAGTAAGATTACCAAAATGGAAAACTCACAG caaaattttaaatgaatgGTTGGATAATAAAGGATATttagacaaaaataaatttcgacAGTGGATGGAAAAAGTTATGTCAAAAACCTATGATCGTCTTATAAAAGTTGATAAGGATTATGAACTCACTGTAGAAGATAAAACATACGTT ttAAAGCAATACAAAAAAAGTGGACCTGCATTCACAATTTATGTTCAACCTAAAGATGAATCAGAAGCCGATCATATCATGAATGTTGATTTGGTACCCTGTTTAGAATTCGAAGACATAACATTAGATGGCTACAAACAAATTTCGTATATG ACtaacaatataataattgttGCTAAACCGTCAAATGAACCTGATGGTCATCGCTTATAG
- the LOC100677797 gene encoding uncharacterized protein LOC100677797 isoform X2 codes for MLEKLREAISLKKLPYFWHEKYNLFSNMTDKMTENYANRLKSILNLIQKNIYINRFIIAEQMLSDSEVSALQTIVLSGIDQMKEGNAENVADLTTCIEDLDISGSQKADISEVESIDVMNSAETPNAEFDTVDSPNQDIGNTTAEPTTIKSRIEFLCEELTALSNLKNEIFEEEKEKLRKSCMSLYITLSTRKQKN; via the exons ATGTTAGAGAAATTGCGTGAAGCAATTTCCTTGAAAAAATTGCCATATTTTTGGCatgaaaagtataatttattttctaatatgACCGACAAAATGACAGAAAATTATGCAAATCGTTTGAAATCGATTCTAAACcttattcaaaaaaatatttatatcaaCAGATTCATTATTGCAGAGCAAATGT TATCTGATTCTGAAGTCTCAGCATTGCAAACGATTG TTCTCTCCGGAATAGACCAGATGAAAGAAG GAAATGCTGAAAATGTTGCTGATTTGACAACATGTATAGAAGATCTTGATATTAGCGGTTCCCAAAAGGCAGATATATCAGAAGTTGAATCAATCGACGTAATGAATTCTGCAGAAACACCAAATGCTGAATTCGATACTGTCGATTCACCAAATCAGGATATAGGAAACACTACTGCAGAACcaacaactattaaaagtcgaATTGAATTTCTTTGCGAAGAATTGACTGCACTttcaaatctgaaaaatgaaattttcgaagaagagaaagagaaactaCGCAAATCGTGCATGTCGTTATATATTACGTTATCTACCCGcaagcaaaaaaattga